A genomic segment from Malus domestica chromosome 05, GDT2T_hap1 encodes:
- the LOC114825172 gene encoding S-protein homolog 19-like, with protein MAASSSSLIRNSAFLLVLTFLVTVTSTTRYVGARHIDVKLTNDLGAGLNLTVHCKSIEDLGVHVLPYNGFYNFTMDLSFFEVPPHYCEFKWKNVTYPWFLIYEQSRDWNLCRNYCPWSIKQQRLCMRTNKSGAAKERCYTWGS; from the coding sequence tggctgcttcttcttcttcactcaTCCGAAACAGTGCATTTCTCTTGGTTCTGACATTTCTTGTAACTGTGACCAGCACAACTAGATATGTTGGTGCACGGCATATTGATGTGAAACTGACAAATGATTTGGGTGCAGGTCTCAACCTCACTGTTCATTGCAAATCCATAGAAGATCTTGGTGTTCATGTCTTGCCTTACAACGGATTCTACAATTTCACTATGGATCTATCATTTTTTGAAGTTCCACCACACTACTGCGAATTTAAATGGAAAAATGTTACTTATCCGTGGTTCCTAATATACGAACAATCTAGAGATTGGAATTTATGTCGAAATTATTGTCCTTGGAGCATAAAACAACAACGCCTGTGCATGAGAACCAACAAGAGCGGGGCTGCAAAAGAGCGTTGCTACACTTGGGGTTCCTAA
- the LOC114825173 gene encoding S-protein homolog 19-like, whose amino-acid sequence MAASSSSLIRNSAFLLVLTFLVTVTSTTRYVGARHIDVKLTNDLGAGLNLTVHCKSIEDLGVHVLPYNGFYNFTMDLSFFEVPPHYCEFKWQNVTYPWFLIYEQSRDWNLCRNYCPWSIKQQRLCMRTSKSGAAKERCYTWGS is encoded by the coding sequence atggctgcttcttcttcttcactcaTCCGAAACAGTGCATTTCTCTTGGTTCTGACATTTCTTGTAACTGTGACCAGCACAACTAGATATGTTGGTGCACGGCATATTGATGTGAAACTGACAAATGATTTGGGTGCAGGTCTCAACCTCACTGTTCATTGCAAATCCATAGAAGATCTTGGTGTTCATGTCTTGCCTTATAACGGATTCTACAATTTCACTATGGATCTATCATTTTTTGAAGTTCCACCACACTACTGCGAATTTAAATGGCAAAATGTTACCTATCCGTGGTTCCTAATATACGAACAATCTAGAGACTGGAATTTATGCCGAAATTATTGTCCCTGGAGCATAAAACAGCAACGCCTGTGCATGAGAACCAGCAAGAGCGGGGCTGCAAAAGAGCGTTGCTACACTTGGGGTTCCTAA
- the LOC103435601 gene encoding subtilisin-like protease SBT3: MAPRAHLAMYKIGWSGQELIASDVLAGMDRAISDGVDIMSLSFGLYIPEYFNDVIAIASFSAVQRGIVVVCAVGNDGPLESSTSNGAPWITTVGAGTMDRTFTAKFTLDGGLFTAEGVSYFPLSVYISDAPLFYGKHNTSKQRCDPGALIREEVVSKVVLCDWSNLTSFVGQMTEVGNSGAYAGIFMSNESDFNLQDFTIPALVLPIEKGVLIKEYATRANKTTQVKTLSFVHTSLGSKPAPQVYSQSSRGPDRINPSILKPDILAPGVDVLGAVAPNRPSIFHLNNYELVSDYALLSGTSMAAPHVAGVAALVKAVHREWSPAAIRSAIMTSAYTVDNTNATIKDQETSLPATPLDFGAGHINPNKAMNPGLIYDMDVQDYIEFLCGLGYNAKQMRAVLRRSEWSCSSHLTQLNYPSFIASFKSSIDRSSTKSENFTRVVTNVGNHTSIYKAVLQVPRGLKIAVEPSTLAFSRKNQQHAFSLRVEIDGNASRVTYGYLKWIDQHSHIVSSPVVIVTN; encoded by the coding sequence ATGGCGCCGCGTGCACACCTTGCCATGTACAAAATCGGATGGTCTGGACAAGAACTTATAGCTAGTGATGTGCTAGCTGGCATGGACAGGGCCATTTCCGATGGCGTTGATATCATGTCCCTTTCTTTTGGCTTATATATACCCGAATATTTCAACGATGTGATTGCGATCGCTTCTTTCTCAGCAGTCCAAAGAGGAATTGTTGTCGTGTGTGCTGTGGGAAATGACGGTCCGCTTGAAAGCTCAACATCCAACGGAGCCCCGTGGATCACTACAGTAGGTGCCGGAACAATGGATCGTACTTTTACTGCAAAATTTACGCTCGATGGTGGCTTATTTACCGCTGAAGGAGTATCATACTTCCCGCTAAGCGTTTACATTAGTGATGCACCTTTGTTTTATGGGAAACACAATACAAGCAAACAAAGATGTGACCCTGGGGCATTGATTCGTGAAGAAGTGGTCAGCAAGGTGGTTCTTTGTGATTGGAGCAACCTGACTTCCTTCGTTGGTCAAATGACGGAGGTAGGAAACTCAGGAGCTTATGCTGGAATCTTTATGTCTAATGAGTCAGATTTCAACCTCCAAGACTTCACCATTCCCGCTCTGGTTCTCCCAATTGAGAAAGGGGTTTTGATCAAGGAGTATGCAACAAGAGCCAACAAAACAACTCAAGTTAAAACCCTGAGCTTTGTGCACACCAGTTTGGGTTCAAAACCAGCACCACAAGTGTACTCTCAATCTTCAAGAGGACCGGACCGCATCAATCCAAGCATCCTAAAACCAGACATTCTCGCTCCAGGGGTTGACGTGCTAGGTGCAGTTGCACCTAACAGGCCATCAATCTTCCACCTAAATAACTACGAGCTGGTGTCAGATTATGCACTcttgtcagggacctcaatggCAGCACCGCACGTTGCAGGTGTTGCTGCTCTGGTAAAAGCAGTTCATAGAGAATGGAGCCCAGCGGCAATTCGATCGGCAATCATGACCAGTGCATACACTGTTGACAACACCAATGCGACCATAAAAGACCAAGAGACTAGTCTTCCAGCCACCCCTTTGGACTTCGGTGCAGGCCACATCAACCCGAATAAAGCCATGAACCCTGGATTAATCTATGACATGGATGTCCAAGATTACATTGAGTTCCTGTGTGGCCTAGGGTACAATGCAAAGCAGATGCGTGCTGTTCTTCGGCGAAGTGAGTGGAGTTGCAGTTCACATCTGACTCAGCTAAACTATCCTTCTTTTATAGCTTCCTTCAAGAGCAGCATAGACCGGTCATCtacaaaatctgaaaatttcACTAGGGTGGTGACAAATGTGGGAAATCATACATCGATTTACAAAGCAGTGTTGCAAGTTCCAAGAGGCCTGAAGATTGCAGTAGAGCCAAGTACTCTAGCATTCTCCAGAAAGAATCAGCAGCATGCTTTCTCTCTGAGGGTAGAGATTGACGGAAATGCTTCGAGAGTGACATACGGCTACCTGAAGTGGATTGATCAACATAGCCACATTGTATCAAGCCCCGTAGTGATTGTTACTAACTAG